A part of Podarcis muralis chromosome 15, rPodMur119.hap1.1, whole genome shotgun sequence genomic DNA contains:
- the LOC144325667 gene encoding uncharacterized protein LOC144325667, whose protein sequence is MHSSCLILLCFGVYASCRPTGKLLAALIETQKYLHHAMDQVKNKDLATPLVDIPEKQNPKQCEKKDLKTFNNSLDSVPQFHEYHNLRSSLHELAKRWHSQNESDLNCKTSKGSPKQLLENLKIFLKRLHDGKWLKTEAKQ, encoded by the exons ATGCACTCCAGCTGTttgattttgctttgctttggagtGTATGCCAGTTGCCGGCCAACGGGAAAATTATTAGCTGCCCTTATTGAAACTCAGAAATACTTGCATCACGCAATGGATCAAGTG AAGAATAAAGACCTCGCAACACCACTGGTAGATATTCCAGAAAAACAAAACCCG AAACAGTGTGAAAAGAAAGATTTGAAGACATTTAACAATTCCCTGGACTCTGTGCCACAGTTCCACGAATATCATAATCTTAGAAGCAGCCTTCATGAACTTGCCAAGAGGTGGCATTCACAGAAT gaaagTGACCTGAATTGTAAAACTTCAAAAGGAAGCCCCAAGCAACTATTGGAAAAtctaaaaatatttctgaagAGACTGCATGACGGCAAGTggttgaaaacagaagcaaagcaaTGA